In Candidatus Methanosphaera massiliense, the following are encoded in one genomic region:
- a CDS encoding flavodoxin family protein, whose product MKVITVIASPRKYGNCSTIVKEMTKSIQENKGENTIYYVDDMNIKPCQGCKACRNPKKPSKCIINDDFRKVMDEMEKSDALIFAAPNYFGEINAQGHIFMDRFYSMTKSTPNQLKGNKKAVIIFTYGAKTGTYDEYIQKRARLFESIGLKVHEILSVGDGKPLSGNSEELLERARQIGREISVKRNDEEYEIIRILRSKDRVLKAEIMSDELKKKITKLEMKRLDEMVPVINKGLKQALDEKEAIAVVIDNTDVDVSIEDYTPSLTLQSNKGTIIGEEIYDPNELEELKHNPNVYFISDYFATYPNLSVPGEKQFFVVSELEGELDYEDELKNSVSRMVISSPSTEADHYIKKILNIPQKEKITTLIIGFTE is encoded by the coding sequence ATGAAAGTAATAACTGTAATCGCAAGTCCACGAAAATACGGAAATTGTAGTACAATAGTAAAAGAAATGACAAAAAGTATACAAGAAAATAAGGGTGAAAATACTATTTACTACGTAGATGATATGAATATAAAACCATGTCAGGGATGTAAAGCGTGCAGAAATCCTAAAAAACCAAGTAAATGTATAATTAATGATGATTTTAGAAAAGTTATGGATGAAATGGAAAAATCAGATGCCCTTATATTTGCTGCTCCTAATTATTTTGGAGAAATAAATGCACAAGGCCATATATTCATGGACCGTTTTTATTCCATGACAAAAAGTACACCAAACCAGTTAAAAGGTAATAAAAAAGCAGTAATTATATTCACTTATGGTGCAAAAACAGGTACTTATGATGAATACATACAAAAACGAGCAAGACTTTTTGAATCAATAGGCCTCAAGGTACATGAAATACTATCTGTTGGTGATGGAAAACCATTAAGTGGAAACAGTGAAGAATTACTAGAAAGGGCTAGACAAATTGGACGCGAAATATCAGTAAAACGAAACGATGAAGAATACGAGATAATAAGAATACTTAGAAGTAAAGACCGAGTATTAAAAGCAGAAATAATGTCTGACGAATTAAAAAAGAAGATTACAAAACTTGAAATGAAAAGATTAGATGAAATGGTACCTGTAATAAACAAGGGATTGAAACAAGCATTAGATGAAAAAGAAGCAATAGCAGTAGTTATTGACAATACAGATGTAGATGTTTCAATCGAGGATTACACTCCTTCACTAACACTACAATCAAATAAAGGTACAATAATTGGAGAAGAAATCTATGACCCAAATGAATTAGAGGAATTAAAACATAATCCTAATGTTTATTTCATATCAGACTATTTTGCAACATACCCTAATCTATCAGTACCCGGCGAAAAACAATTCTTCGTAGTATCAGAATTAGAAGGTGAATTAGATTACGAAGATGAATTAAAAAATAGTGTAAGTAGAATGGTAATCTCATCACCATCAACAGAAGCAGATCATTACATTAAAAAAATATTAAATATCCCACAGAAAGAAAAAATCACAACATTAATCATTGGATTCACAGAATAA
- the uvrC gene encoding excinuclease ABC subunit UvrC, whose amino-acid sequence MSMKITDPNELPKKPGVYIMHNSDDEIIYVGKAKKLRNRVKSYFRDEDKLDRPKTQVLMRHFAYLEYILTDTEKEALILEANLIKRYMPHYNISLKDGKQYPYIKITKDEFPRILITRSLKNDKASYYGPYTDSTNARQFIDFLNKNFKIRTCKNMDGPCLNYQIKQCSAPCINKISQKEYNRNIRRAKLLLQGRYKKTIKKLEKDMKHYSKNLEFEKAAMIRDQIETIKITLEKQNIQPTKDVDQDIIGIDHNDQEAAVVIISVRNGKTNKKDDLILKGINGFSDKEILTEFIKQYYSTAPIPEQIIIEDDIEDADIIKEWLSDKEGHNVKIKVAEDGHYLTLIKIAKKNAHISLTENTKEEENPLLTLEQYLNLPRLPYHIEGFDISNISGIYAVASMVVFENGKPAKNMYRKFKMNTPGPNDFAMMKEVLTRRYSHISPDYQDDVKNPDDSINIRPDLVLIDGGKGQLGMAVEVFKELNITDVPLVGLAKKFEELYVPGRSEPIVLPRRSTALQLLQYVRDESHRFAITFHRTIRGKAFTKSVLDDIPGVGKKRKQALLTHFKSLDAIYDASLEEIEEVNGIHKKLAKTIYDTLQNDRKKDKNN is encoded by the coding sequence ATGTCTATGAAAATAACAGATCCAAATGAATTACCAAAAAAACCTGGCGTATATATAATGCACAACAGTGATGATGAAATAATATATGTCGGAAAAGCAAAAAAATTACGAAACAGGGTTAAAAGTTATTTTAGAGATGAAGACAAACTAGACAGACCAAAAACACAAGTGTTAATGAGACACTTTGCATACCTAGAATACATATTAACAGACACAGAAAAAGAAGCATTAATACTAGAAGCAAATCTCATTAAAAGATACATGCCTCATTACAATATAAGCCTTAAAGATGGGAAACAATATCCATATATTAAGATAACAAAAGATGAATTTCCAAGAATACTGATAACAAGAAGCCTTAAAAATGATAAAGCATCATATTATGGGCCATACACTGATTCTACAAATGCAAGACAATTCATTGACTTTCTAAATAAGAACTTTAAGATAAGAACATGTAAAAATATGGATGGCCCATGTTTAAACTATCAGATTAAACAGTGTAGTGCACCATGTATTAATAAGATATCACAAAAGGAGTATAACAGAAATATCAGAAGAGCAAAATTACTACTGCAGGGAAGATACAAGAAGACAATCAAGAAGCTAGAAAAAGATATGAAACATTACTCTAAAAATCTGGAATTTGAAAAGGCTGCAATGATAAGAGATCAGATAGAAACAATAAAAATAACATTGGAAAAACAGAATATACAGCCAACAAAAGATGTAGACCAAGATATTATTGGAATTGACCATAATGACCAGGAAGCTGCCGTTGTGATAATATCTGTCCGTAACGGTAAAACAAATAAGAAAGATGATTTAATACTAAAAGGTATTAATGGCTTTTCAGATAAGGAGATACTCACAGAATTTATTAAACAATATTATTCAACAGCACCTATACCAGAGCAGATAATTATTGAGGATGATATTGAAGATGCTGATATTATCAAGGAATGGTTATCTGACAAGGAAGGCCATAATGTTAAGATTAAGGTGGCAGAGGACGGTCATTATCTAACATTAATAAAGATTGCTAAGAAAAATGCTCATATTAGTCTAACAGAAAATACTAAGGAAGAAGAAAATCCATTATTAACATTGGAACAATATCTTAACCTTCCACGACTTCCATATCATATAGAGGGTTTTGATATTTCAAATATATCAGGTATTTATGCTGTAGCATCAATGGTTGTCTTTGAAAATGGTAAACCAGCTAAAAACATGTATCGTAAGTTTAAAATGAATACTCCCGGACCTAATGATTTTGCTATGATGAAGGAAGTTCTTACAAGAAGATACTCTCATATATCACCTGATTATCAGGATGATGTTAAAAATCCTGATGATTCAATTAATATACGTCCTGATTTAGTATTAATTGATGGAGGTAAGGGTCAGCTTGGAATGGCTGTTGAAGTATTCAAGGAGCTAAATATCACTGATGTTCCACTGGTTGGTTTAGCTAAGAAGTTTGAGGAATTGTATGTTCCTGGTAGAAGTGAACCTATTGTTCTTCCTAGAAGGTCAACGGCTTTACAGTTACTTCAGTATGTTCGTGATGAATCACATAGATTTGCTATTACTTTCCATAGAACTATCAGGGGTAAAGCTTTCACGAAGTCTGTTCTTGATGACATACCTGGTGTGGGTAAGAAGAGAAAACAAGCATTACTCACACACTTCAAAAGTCTGGATGCAATATATGATGCTAGTTTAGAGGAAATAGAGGAAGTCAATGGTATACATAAAAAATTAGCTAAAACAATATATGACACATTACAAAATGATAGAAAAAAGGATAAAAACAATTAA
- the aroC gene encoding chorismate synthase, whose product MAANITGEIFKVTTFGLSHGTALGAVVDGCPAGLPLTEEDIQNELNKRRPGTSKITTARDEKDKVEILSGVFEGKTDGTPIAAIVRNKDQRSKNYDNLKNNPRPGHGDLCWQEKYGNYDYRGGGRSSGRVTIGHVIGGAVSKKLLEQYNITTTAHVTAIHNIKSTKKYTLEQIKQNITENNVRCADSVIAEKMEEEILKYKKEGNSVGGIVEIIIDNLPIGLGQPVFDKIDGDLAKALMNIGAVKGVEVGLGFESATLTGKEMNDQYYLDDDQIKTKTNNSGGVLGGMTNGMPLILRIAVKPTPSVNGIQDTVNLEYRKETTIEIEGRHDPCICPRITTVAESACAMVIADHMIRAGHINPDRIQ is encoded by the coding sequence ATGGCAGCAAACATAACAGGAGAAATATTTAAAGTAACAACCTTTGGATTAAGTCATGGAACTGCATTAGGAGCAGTAGTAGATGGATGTCCGGCAGGATTACCATTAACAGAGGAAGATATACAAAATGAACTAAACAAGAGACGACCTGGAACAAGCAAGATAACAACAGCAAGAGATGAGAAAGATAAAGTAGAAATACTATCAGGAGTATTTGAAGGAAAAACAGATGGTACGCCGATAGCAGCAATAGTAAGAAACAAAGATCAAAGAAGTAAAAACTATGATAACCTAAAAAATAATCCAAGACCAGGACATGGAGACCTATGCTGGCAAGAAAAATATGGAAACTATGATTACCGTGGTGGAGGAAGAAGCAGTGGAAGAGTAACAATAGGTCATGTAATAGGAGGAGCAGTAAGTAAAAAACTCTTAGAACAATACAATATAACAACAACAGCACATGTAACAGCAATACATAATATAAAATCTACCAAGAAATACACACTAGAACAAATAAAACAAAACATCACAGAAAATAATGTAAGATGTGCAGATTCTGTAATAGCTGAGAAAATGGAAGAAGAAATACTAAAATATAAAAAGGAAGGAAATAGTGTTGGTGGAATAGTAGAAATAATTATAGATAACCTACCAATAGGATTAGGTCAACCAGTATTTGATAAAATAGATGGAGACCTTGCGAAGGCATTAATGAATATTGGTGCAGTAAAAGGAGTAGAAGTAGGTCTAGGATTTGAAAGTGCTACACTCACAGGAAAAGAGATGAATGACCAATACTACTTAGATGATGATCAAATAAAAACAAAAACAAATAATTCTGGAGGAGTATTAGGTGGTATGACCAATGGTATGCCTTTAATTCTAAGAATAGCTGTAAAACCAACACCATCAGTAAATGGAATACAGGATACTGTTAATCTAGAATACAGAAAAGAGACAACTATAGAAATAGAAGGACGTCATGACCCATGTATATGTCCTAGAATAACAACAGTAGCAGAATCAGCATGTGCAATGGTTATAGCAGACCATATGATAAGAGCTGGCCACATCAACCCTGATAGAATACAATAG
- a CDS encoding MBL fold metallo-hydrolase, whose protein sequence is MKLQFLGTGGGRFATISQKRMTGGFRIDDIDGKNIHVDPGPGALVRSHQYGLNPRKINLLLVSHSHTDHYNDAEVLIEAMTQGMTKKTGHIVGSESVINGSGDLGPCISQYHQSKPNVSVLKAGDTVKEGNITIRGTKTHHGDPTCVGFNIKYKNLCISYTSDTEYFPELAEEHKDADILIGNVIKEGERKIKGHLRTIDFKNLIEEVQPKVAIMTHLGVNLIMNNPFQNTRVITQETGIRTIAATDGLTMNLDQYLNT, encoded by the coding sequence ATGAAACTACAATTCTTAGGAACTGGTGGTGGTAGATTTGCTACCATTAGTCAGAAAAGAATGACGGGTGGTTTCAGAATTGACGATATCGACGGTAAAAATATACATGTAGACCCAGGACCAGGAGCTTTAGTACGAAGCCATCAGTATGGGTTAAATCCACGGAAAATAAATCTTCTTTTAGTTAGTCATAGTCATACGGACCATTATAATGATGCCGAAGTATTAATAGAAGCTATGACACAAGGAATGACTAAAAAGACAGGACATATTGTAGGTAGTGAAAGTGTCATAAATGGAAGTGGCGATTTAGGACCCTGTATATCACAATATCATCAATCGAAACCAAACGTATCAGTATTAAAAGCTGGTGATACAGTTAAAGAAGGTAATATTACTATAAGAGGAACTAAAACACATCACGGTGACCCAACATGTGTAGGTTTTAACATTAAATATAAAAACTTATGTATTAGTTATACCTCAGATACAGAATATTTCCCTGAATTAGCTGAAGAACATAAAGATGCAGATATCCTGATTGGAAATGTAATAAAAGAAGGGGAAAGAAAGATTAAAGGTCATTTACGTACCATTGACTTTAAAAATTTAATTGAAGAAGTACAACCTAAAGTAGCTATTATGACTCATTTAGGTGTTAATTTAATTATGAATAACCCTTTCCAAAATACAAGAGTAATAACTCAAGAAACAGGAATCCGAACAATAGCAGCAACAGATGGATTAACTATGAATTTAGACCAGTATCTAAATACTTAA
- the uvrA gene encoding excinuclease ABC subunit UvrA, with amino-acid sequence MESTDDLRRKAIQDRKIIIKGARQHNLQNIDVTIPRDSFIVITGLSGSGKSSLAFDTIYAEGQRRYVESLSAYARQFLGQMDKPEVDYIEGLSPAISIDQKTTRVNPRSTVGTVTEIYDYLRLLYARIGIPHCYNCGKEISQQTPGQIANEIIDKNDQQKIYILAPVIKDRKGMHKKIFTEYKQKGFVRARVDGEIRSLDEEINLNKNNKHVIEIVIDRLKVTNNENFRKRLVESVETGLKISDGLITVANSDNSIPDQFYSESLACPDCGINFTEISPRMFSFNNPQAACPACNGIGSILEIDPELVVPDRTLSIRDGAIKPWSNSNRTESYYNKILAGLANHYGFKLDSPYHTLPDDVKDAILYGSNGEKITFIFTRGDSERKVTKPFEGVIPHMKRTYIETSSRYRRKAIRNYMTLRDCPTCHGDRLKPEMLAVTINDMNIADLTKLSLVDTKEFFDNLKLTKRQEFIGKEILKEIKERLEFLNNVGLNYLTLARSSGTLSGGEAQRIRLATQIGSRLVGVLYVLDEPSIGLHQRDNMKLINTLKHLRDIGNTLIVVEHDEETILEADHVIDIGPGAGDKGGRLTAQGTPTEIKNNPNSLTGQYLSGAKEIPVPQKRHKGNGKSIKIIGAKENNLKDIDVTFPLGEFICVTGVSGSGKSTLVNEILYHGIYEQLTHKHKHKIGKHTAIEGVENIDKIIVIDQSPIGRTPRSNPATYIGVFTYIRELFAQTPEAKQRGYKPGRFSFNVKGGRCEACCGDGIVKIEMHFLADVYVPCEVCEGKRYNQDTLNIRYKGKNINDVLEMTSEEALEFFENIPKIKRKLQTLVDVGLGYVKLGQPATTLSGGEAQRVKLAKELSRQNTSNTLYILDEPTTGLHFDDINRLLKVLLKLRDQGNTLIVIEHNLDVIKTADHIIDLGPEGGKDGGQLIAEGTPEEVAEKGTYTGIYLKPMLKKSKEN; translated from the coding sequence ATGGAATCAACAGATGACTTAAGAAGAAAAGCTATCCAAGATAGAAAAATCATCATAAAAGGAGCACGTCAGCACAACCTCCAAAACATAGACGTAACAATACCACGTGATAGCTTCATAGTAATAACAGGATTAAGTGGATCTGGTAAATCCTCACTAGCATTTGATACAATATATGCTGAAGGACAAAGAAGATATGTTGAATCACTATCAGCATATGCTAGACAATTTTTAGGACAAATGGACAAACCGGAAGTAGATTACATAGAAGGATTATCACCTGCAATATCCATAGACCAGAAAACAACAAGAGTAAATCCTCGTTCAACAGTAGGAACTGTTACGGAAATATATGATTACCTCAGATTATTATATGCAAGAATAGGAATACCACACTGCTACAATTGTGGAAAAGAAATATCTCAGCAAACACCAGGACAAATAGCAAACGAAATAATAGACAAAAATGATCAACAAAAAATATACATCCTCGCACCAGTAATCAAAGATAGAAAAGGAATGCATAAAAAAATATTCACAGAATACAAACAAAAAGGATTTGTAAGAGCAAGAGTAGATGGAGAAATACGTTCACTGGACGAGGAAATAAACCTAAACAAGAACAATAAACACGTAATAGAAATAGTTATAGACAGATTAAAAGTAACAAACAATGAAAATTTCAGAAAAAGATTAGTAGAATCAGTAGAAACAGGACTCAAAATAAGTGATGGTCTAATAACAGTAGCAAACAGTGATAACAGCATACCTGACCAATTCTACAGTGAATCACTAGCATGCCCTGATTGTGGAATAAACTTCACAGAAATAAGTCCAAGAATGTTCTCATTCAACAATCCACAAGCAGCATGCCCGGCATGTAATGGTATAGGAAGCATACTTGAAATAGACCCGGAGCTAGTAGTACCGGATAGAACATTATCCATAAGAGATGGAGCAATAAAACCATGGAGTAACTCAAACAGAACAGAAAGCTACTACAATAAAATACTAGCAGGACTAGCAAATCATTATGGCTTTAAACTAGACTCACCATACCATACATTACCAGATGACGTGAAAGATGCAATACTATATGGTAGTAATGGCGAGAAAATAACCTTCATCTTCACAAGAGGAGACTCTGAGAGAAAGGTTACAAAACCATTCGAGGGCGTAATTCCACATATGAAAAGAACATATATTGAAACAAGCTCCCGATACCGAAGAAAAGCTATACGTAATTACATGACCCTACGTGATTGTCCGACATGTCATGGAGACAGACTTAAACCCGAAATGTTAGCAGTGACAATTAATGACATGAACATAGCAGACCTAACAAAACTATCCCTTGTAGATACAAAAGAATTCTTTGACAATCTAAAACTAACAAAACGTCAGGAATTTATTGGTAAAGAAATACTAAAGGAAATAAAAGAAAGACTGGAATTTCTTAATAATGTAGGATTAAATTACTTAACACTAGCAAGATCATCTGGAACATTATCCGGTGGAGAAGCACAGCGTATCAGACTAGCAACACAAATAGGTAGCAGATTAGTAGGAGTATTATATGTCCTAGACGAGCCAAGTATAGGATTACATCAACGGGACAACATGAAATTAATAAACACGTTAAAACACCTACGTGATATTGGTAACACATTAATAGTAGTAGAACACGATGAAGAGACAATACTCGAAGCAGACCATGTTATAGATATAGGTCCTGGTGCAGGTGATAAAGGAGGACGTCTGACAGCACAGGGAACACCAACAGAAATAAAAAATAATCCTAATTCACTCACTGGACAGTACCTATCAGGTGCAAAAGAAATACCAGTACCACAAAAAAGACATAAAGGAAATGGTAAATCAATAAAAATCATAGGAGCTAAAGAGAATAATCTTAAAGATATTGATGTAACATTCCCATTAGGTGAATTTATCTGTGTAACAGGAGTATCTGGTTCTGGAAAAAGTACACTTGTAAATGAAATATTATATCATGGAATCTATGAACAATTAACTCACAAACATAAACATAAAATAGGTAAACATACTGCAATAGAAGGTGTGGAAAACATTGATAAGATAATTGTCATAGACCAATCTCCTATAGGACGTACACCAAGATCAAATCCAGCAACATATATTGGAGTATTTACATATATTCGTGAACTATTTGCACAAACACCAGAAGCAAAACAACGTGGATATAAACCAGGACGATTCAGCTTTAATGTTAAAGGAGGACGTTGTGAAGCATGTTGCGGTGATGGTATTGTAAAAATAGAGATGCACTTCCTAGCAGATGTGTATGTACCATGTGAAGTATGTGAAGGAAAACGATACAATCAGGATACACTTAATATTCGATACAAAGGTAAAAATATCAACGATGTACTAGAAATGACTAGTGAAGAGGCTCTTGAATTCTTTGAAAATATTCCAAAAATAAAAAGAAAACTACAAACATTAGTAGATGTAGGATTAGGCTATGTGAAATTAGGACAGCCTGCTACAACATTATCTGGAGGAGAAGCACAACGTGTAAAATTAGCAAAAGAATTGAGTAGACAAAACACATCTAACACTCTATATATTCTTGATGAACCTACAACAGGTCTACACTTTGATGATATCAATAGATTATTAAAAGTACTACTAAAGCTACGTGACCAAGGAAATACATTAATAGTAATAGAACATAACTTAGATGTTATAAAAACCGCTGACCATATCATTGACCTTGGACCAGAGGGTGGAAAGGATGGTGGTCAATTAATAGCTGAGGGCACACCTGAAGAAGTTGCAGAAAAAGGTACATATACAGGCATCTATCTTAAACCTATGCTTAAAAAAAGCAAGGAGAATTAG
- the uvrB gene encoding excinuclease ABC subunit UvrB, which translates to MSKFNLHSDYKPFGDQPKAINSLVEHFKNGDNEQTLEGVTGSGKTFTMANVIEQLDKPTLVMSHNKTLASQLYEEFKEFFPDNAVEYFVSYYDFYQPEAYVAQTDTFIDKESAVNEEIDRLRHSATQSLLTRDDVIVVSSVSCIYGIGSPEDYLEFTLPLEVEQEISRDEITRQLIDMQYSRNDIEFERGRFRVRGDVLEIYPINANYAIRIEMWGDEIDVIYKIDPLKGDIIEELRKVIIFPAKHFVIAKEKQEKAIKNIKKELEERVNTFKATGKYVEAQRIEQRTNFDIEMIQEIGYCSGIENYSMHMNGRQWGETPYSLLRYFPDDYLTIIDESHVTVPQIRGMYEGDRARKETLIQYGFRLPSAKENRPLRFDEFMRQQNQILYVSATPGAFELGRSQNKVEQIIRPTGLVDPKPIIRPVKNQVDDLLGEIRKRVDKNQRILVTSLTKKMAEDLTDYYIKMDVKARYLHSEITTLERTEIIDDLRRGEFDCLIGVNLLREGLDLPEVSLVAILDADKEGFLRSQTSLIQTIGRAARNVDGEVILYADNMTDSVRNAVNITERRRKIQMQYNKDNHITPRSVVRKLKDKKIEDKVEDIQEIDNISIDEIDELIDELEKEMRKAAKELDFEKAAKLRDRIKELKEE; encoded by the coding sequence ATGTCAAAATTCAATTTACATTCTGATTATAAACCATTTGGTGATCAACCAAAAGCAATTAATTCATTAGTTGAACATTTTAAAAATGGAGATAATGAGCAGACATTGGAGGGAGTTACTGGTTCTGGAAAAACGTTTACCATGGCTAATGTTATAGAACAATTAGATAAGCCTACTCTTGTAATGTCACACAATAAGACTCTTGCATCACAATTATATGAGGAATTTAAAGAATTTTTCCCAGATAATGCTGTTGAATATTTTGTAAGTTATTATGACTTCTACCAACCAGAGGCATATGTAGCACAGACTGATACATTTATAGACAAAGAATCAGCAGTTAATGAAGAAATAGATAGGCTACGTCACTCAGCAACACAGTCACTACTTACAAGAGATGATGTTATAGTAGTATCAAGTGTATCATGTATCTATGGTATTGGTTCACCAGAGGATTATTTGGAATTCACATTACCCTTAGAAGTTGAGCAGGAAATTTCACGTGATGAAATAACACGTCAACTAATTGATATGCAGTACTCAAGAAATGACATTGAATTTGAAAGAGGCCGATTCAGAGTACGTGGTGATGTTCTAGAAATATACCCGATAAACGCTAACTATGCTATACGTATTGAAATGTGGGGCGATGAGATAGATGTTATATATAAAATAGACCCACTAAAAGGTGACATAATAGAAGAACTAAGAAAAGTTATAATATTTCCGGCAAAACACTTCGTAATAGCTAAAGAGAAACAAGAAAAAGCAATAAAGAATATTAAGAAAGAATTAGAAGAACGTGTTAATACCTTCAAGGCTACTGGAAAATATGTTGAAGCTCAAAGAATTGAGCAAAGAACTAACTTTGACATAGAAATGATTCAGGAAATAGGATATTGTTCAGGTATAGAAAACTATTCAATGCACATGAACGGACGCCAGTGGGGTGAAACACCATACTCTCTTCTAAGATATTTCCCTGATGACTATCTGACAATAATCGATGAGTCACACGTTACAGTACCTCAGATTAGGGGAATGTATGAAGGAGACAGAGCAAGAAAAGAAACATTAATACAGTATGGATTCAGATTACCAAGTGCTAAGGAGAATCGTCCACTGAGATTTGATGAATTCATGAGACAACAAAACCAGATACTATACGTGTCAGCTACTCCTGGAGCATTTGAGCTTGGACGTAGTCAGAATAAGGTTGAACAGATTATTAGACCAACGGGACTAGTGGATCCTAAACCAATAATCAGACCTGTTAAAAACCAGGTGGATGACCTTCTTGGAGAGATACGTAAGAGAGTTGATAAAAATCAGAGGATTCTTGTAACATCCTTAACTAAGAAGATGGCTGAAGATTTAACAGATTATTATATTAAGATGGATGTTAAGGCCAGATATTTACACTCTGAGATTACAACTTTAGAGAGAACTGAAATCATTGATGATTTAAGAAGAGGAGAGTTTGACTGTCTAATCGGTGTTAACTTATTAAGAGAAGGATTAGACCTCCCGGAAGTATCACTTGTTGCAATTTTAGATGCTGATAAAGAGGGATTTCTACGTTCACAAACATCACTCATACAGACTATTGGTAGAGCAGCACGTAATGTTGATGGTGAAGTAATACTATACGCAGATAACATGACAGACTCAGTGAGAAATGCAGTTAACATAACAGAAAGAAGAAGAAAAATACAAATGCAATACAACAAGGACAATCATATCACACCAAGAAGTGTTGTAAGAAAACTTAAAGACAAGAAAATTGAAGATAAAGTTGAAGATATACAGGAAATTGATAACATATCAATTGATGAAATAGATGAATTAATAGATGAACTTGAAAAAGAAATGAGAAAAGCAGCAAAAGAATTAGACTTTGAGAAAGCTGCAAAACTAAGAGATAGGATAAAAGAATTAAAAGAGGAATAA
- a CDS encoding epoxyqueuosine reductase family protein, translated as MRIMEYAKSLSDVCGVANLAKDEKKLIENYGDDICKYPYAIVIGHKMIEEIIEKIPLTYNNDKYAQEYLDEYFNSHQRVSKIASEIALYIEDEGYHAIVLDVSGKSDEIDLKKPFSNKASAHIAGVGWLGKNNLLTTEEFGPRLTWATVLTDAPLEEYAGDEMESLCGDCTMCVTACPGKAIVDLPDPAESYSPEKCGNYLMKRKEENHPVACGMCLYICPYGNEKSRKLLNKN; from the coding sequence ATGAGAATAATGGAATATGCAAAATCATTAAGTGATGTGTGTGGTGTTGCTAATCTTGCAAAAGATGAAAAAAAGTTAATTGAAAACTATGGAGATGATATTTGCAAGTATCCTTATGCTATTGTTATTGGCCATAAGATGATTGAGGAAATTATTGAAAAAATACCTTTAACCTATAATAATGATAAATATGCTCAGGAGTATCTTGATGAATACTTTAATTCACATCAGAGAGTATCTAAGATTGCATCAGAGATAGCGTTATATATTGAGGATGAAGGTTATCATGCGATTGTATTAGATGTTTCTGGTAAGAGTGATGAGATTGATTTGAAAAAACCTTTTAGTAATAAGGCTAGTGCTCATATTGCTGGTGTAGGATGGCTTGGTAAAAATAATCTTCTTACAACAGAGGAGTTCGGTCCTAGGTTAACCTGGGCTACCGTTCTTACTGATGCACCACTTGAAGAGTATGCTGGTGATGAAATGGAATCTTTATGTGGTGATTGTACAATGTGTGTTACTGCTTGTCCTGGTAAAGCTATTGTTGACTTACCAGACCCAGCAGAGTCTTATAGTCCTGAGAAATGTGGTAATTATCTTATGAAAAGAAAAGAGGAGAATCATCCCGTAGCTTGTGGGATGTGTTTATACATATGTCCTTATGGTAATGAAAAAAGTAGAAAACTGTTAAACAAGAATTAA